A stretch of DNA from Tigriopus californicus strain San Diego chromosome 8, Tcal_SD_v2.1, whole genome shotgun sequence:
CCTGGTTCTCAATGTGTTTGTGGATTTCGTTGGCTTCTTCTTGTGTCAGTGTCTTTTCCGTGCTTCGATACACTATTCGGTAGCAATGACTATGTTTTTGCTTCTTCTCGTGGTAAAATGAGTCCACCAGGACAACTTGTTCGACCAGATCTCCGCCAATGGAGCGCACCAAGTCGAAAAAGTCATTGGAAGAATATTCGGACCCTTCTTGGGGCAACCAAAAACTTATATCGTTGATGCATTGGGGATACTTGCTCACAGCCTAAAACAAACGATGAGGAGTTAACACAGTGGCTCTCCATTTGAAGACAATGAACTCATCATTCATCTTTTATTAAAAGTGTTTATAAGGAGTTTGGTTCAGACAAATTTAGCTTGAAACTAGAGCTAGATCATCTTTTACGTTCCCGGCGTGGGGTCAAGTGCtggagattttttttagaatcaGGCAAAAAACATTCCATACTTGTCCCTTTTGAATACTAATTACCTCTATTTGCAAATACTCCTTACCGAATTCTACTTTTCTGTTTTAGCTTTGGAAGAAGtatgatttttttggcatCTTTAAACGTGTAAGCGTTTGTGAAGTGCAGGCAGGGCTTCTGGATTTCTTTACCTTGTATTTAATCACTTGGTCAATGTCGTCGGTTTGAAATTGGGATAAGAAACCCGAATCTTGGCTCCAAAAGATTCGAATGTCAGGGATCTCGTAGAGTTTCATGGCTAATCGTTCGAGACCGAGGCCAAAAGCCCAGCCTATCTTTTCGGGTACGCCGCCTTGATGAAGGAGTTCTTGTCGCATGATGCCGCAACCGAGCATTTCCATCCATTGGCCTTGGTACTGAATTTCGAGTTCCCATGATGGATGAGTGAACGGAAAGTAGGCATCAACCCACCGGTATTGGAGGTCTGATTCAGAGGGAGAACACATAAGGCGGGTTACATGAGCTATTCTACAATCAGTCTGACTCACCTGATCCGAATAGATCGCGGATGAGTCCCAAGAGACAGTCTTTGAGTTCCCATTCCAAGAGTTGGGTGGCATCTACAGTGTGCCCGGCTTGTTTATGGGGCTTTTCAGTGCCCGCTTCAAACAATTGAATGGGCGTATCCCTGAGCGATCCGGCCCACCGCGCATTTACACCGGCAGCGTCCAACAAACGCACACCCTCGACCTGATGGAAAACGGGATAATGACTGGCATCGATGGCATCGCGGCTGAAACGAGGTCACAACAGCTATGNNNNNNNNNNNNNNNNNNNNNNNNNNNNNNNNNNNNNNNNNNNNNNNNNNNCGGTCATACATAGGCCAGCAAGCAATCCTGGCATCGAAATATCATTTGATTCGTATTGTGCTAAAACCTGGATATAAATGAATGGCTCCATCTACTGGTTATTACACCACTCATTCACAAAAATTGACGCGGTTTAATTTGCCTCAAATTCCAAATTAGCTATGTTTTGGGGGATTCTAAAGCCTTTCGAGAAGCCATTTTACATTGTTCAAGTAAGTGTGCTGGAATATTGTTTGAGGGCCCCTCCTCTTTGGTGGCAAGGATGTCATCTGGTCCTTGAGAGTGATTAATAGACGAATGTTCCATCTTCCGTTGGATCTGTTCCACTTGGGAAAAATGCACACGCGGCTCAACCCTTGATCATGGCGAAGGCACAGACCCAATAGGCCTCAAAGCATCTTATGCATGAAAGGCCGTAGATTGAAGGCCCCTTCAGTTTGCGTTAGTTAAGCTGCCAAGATCAAAGCGAGGATAAATAGTGTTGGGTGTCCTTGATTCTTCATCCAAAGAGTCCAAGAGGAAACATAATTTGGCTATGCCGCGATATGTTCATGTTATTGCATGCTGTTCATGTATGAGGAAAGAGTTGCAACCATACCTCATGAATAATCTCTCATATTCCGACATGTACTCTAGTTCCTGCGTGGCCATGAATATATTGAGACAGAATTGGGCGACCTCCAGATGACCTTAGAAGCCAGTGCCAACAATATGGCTTCGTTCAAGTCCTTGGCAACCGAAGGACGCTATTTGAAGCCACTACTCATTTCCATGATCCTGATGTTCGGCCAACAACTGTCGGGGGTAAATGCTGTGCTCTTCTTCAGCGTCAACATCTTTGAAGCTGCGGGCACTTCACTCAATTCGTTCATTgagaacatcattttggcGGGAGTGCAAGTGGTTGCTACCATCTTGGCTTCTCTGTTTATTGACCGACTAGGTCGACGATTTCTGTTGATCTTTTCTGCCTTGGTCATGTCATTGGCCGCTTTTGGTTTGGGTAAGTCTATGAGCAACCCGTTCGTTTGATGCCCATGTCCAATCATCATTGGTAACCATTGTCCTCCTACTTTTCACACCATTCGTCTCCCCATGTAGGCACGTACTTTTGGATTCTCTCCCATGATCCAGCCGAGGCCCATGCCATTGGTTTCCTCCCTCTCAGCAGTTTGTGCGTGTTCATCTTTGCCTTCTCGGTGGGCTTTGGTCCCATTCCGTGGTTAATGATGGGGGAACTTTTTGGACCCGAAGTCAAAGAAAAGGCCAGTACAGTCTCAGGTGAGGAAAAttccaaagaaaaagttcatgTCCACGGCcaagcaacttttttttctcaaaaaccaGTTTTGGCACGTCCTCCCAAGATAAATGGACTGAACTTGATAGTTGTGGAGCAATAAATGTTGCAGCTCAGCTGAGCAACGCATTTTCAGTGGGATCAGATTTTCGCATGGCATTCCCATTAACTATTGATGGAATTTTGGTAGCATATCTGCAGTGAGATATGAGGAGCTTTTTTTATGGCCGGGCAGATTCGAATATATCTACCCCGTAAAAGGACCTAAATCCTTCATCCGATAAGACTCAATTACCGTCAATCTCCCCGTTGCTTTGTAGCATGCTTCAATTGGAGTCTGGCCTTTTGTGTGACCCAATTCTATTCTCCTCTGGCGCATGAAGTGGGAAGTGCATCCACGTTCTGGGGATTTGCCACGGTGTTGGTTGTCATCATGGTGTTCTCCATCGTGGTGGTACCCGAAACCAAAGGCAGGACCTTGGAAGAGATCCAGGATCTGTTCCGTCCCGCTCAATCGTCGGCAGGGCGAAGCAATCAACCAGAAGGAGACCTCCCCGAAAGTTTCGGCCCTGATGAGCGACCCTCGGCCCCTCTTATTCTTAATGCCGACCTTTTGGACGACCAACCTGAACGAGAAAGAGAGCCGCAGACCAGGCACGAGCCCAATTCCATGTCCAACCAACATCGATCTGATACGGTCTCAGTCTAATGTACATGTCGCATTCCAAACGTGTGGAATTCCTTCTTTGAAATGTCTCTCCCCGCAATGATAAAAATATCAACATAATGAATAACCAAAGACTTGGTAGTCCTTCCTAATTGACTCTGACATAGTTCGCACATTCTCTATGGCTGGTTAGGAAGCGTGGTAAATGAGTCCTAATAAGGTCGGAAACCCAAATAGGATAAGAGCTCGTACTATCCATATCTTGTTGATAGAGAGACGAACTTTCTGGCATTTCTTCACATTTTCGCAATGATAATGCAAATGTACAATTGTTTTGCCCAATAGTGGAAAGATCTAGAGTCTCACGTGTCCAACAAGTCAATTCCAAACCCCCTTTGATCACTTTTGAATGGGCGCAACGGATGTTGTGCACGTGTCCGTTCCCTTTCTTCTTGAGTACTTCACCAGGAATAACAATGCTGGAATGGCGAATGGAACCAATGGAACAAAGTTGCAACAAGCCGCTCGTTTCCTTAGTACTTGCTTCCGAAATGTACCACCACATTCTTTTACGACTCTCGAGTCTGGCCCGGACAAGAAAGGTTTGTTAGGTTCTTTCTTCAATTCAGAGGGCTTATTTTATTTCCATCATTCCCGTCGGATCCCACTCAGAGGGGGTACTCTCCCTGAAAGGCCTTTCGTTCGAAGAAGCGCAAAAGCGCAGTGGTCGGGGGGCGATCTGGAAGCGCTGCCAGGAATTCCACTCTGTGGATCTCGGTTCCTCCATCTCCATTCTCGTTGAACAAATCCAACCCCCAGTTAGTCGCTTTTCGAGTCTTGATGGAGTGAGCTGGAATTAGTGGTTTTCAGGACAATTAGGAACCAAGAACGTGGCGATGAAGGCAAGTTGGTTGTTCATCTTTCGGTTCGTATCTTATAAGTGATTAcagcctttttttcctttttggtcttGGTTAAGACAGTCTGTCACAACGAAGCCCTCAAGATCTGTGGATTGTCTTGATAATCCCACAACATACATGTACAAAGCCTTTTTCCAACGCGTAATGAGAAAATCATGTTCATTATCGTATTCATCTTTCAATGAGTGGGATTGCTGTCCCATCATCATTTATAAGGTTGTTCCATCTCGTCCTTCTGGTGGAAACTTTTGTCATGAAAGCTCTCAGAAAGAACACATTTGTTGACCGAGAGTGGTTTCCTTAGCCCGGCTAGGTTCGTAAGCCGGCATACATTCATACCCATAGATCCTGCCCATCTTATCCGCCCACAATGGAATGACATGGGCCTAGTAATGGCGTCAAAAAAGGGGCAATTTTATGaggatgaaataaaaaaggacaaaatctGCGAAACGAAACGGGCTCCATTTTGTTCTCCGTCAAGATTCCAACACGCACTTCAAAAGActcttttgaagatgaaaatgtAATACTCGGAGTAGAAGTAGTAAAAGCCGAAGGAAAGAAGAGCGACAAGAACGGCAAACTTTCGGAAGGCAATCCCAGACTTGAATAACGGAATATTGGAAAACTGATCCCGAAGGGGATCTGATTATCTTGAATCTCAGTGACAAACTTGCTTGGGCTTTCCCGTGCGGGCCCAGATTTTCACTTGTTCACTTACC
This window harbors:
- the LOC131884716 gene encoding probable phenylalanine--tRNA ligase, mitochondrial (The sequence of the model RefSeq protein was modified relative to this genomic sequence to represent the inferred CDS: added 569 bases not found in genome assembly); this translates as MAGLLRHGLRAASPFSWPTPGLKAVRHRCGPIRPAPPVPARASSSQTPGPIPAHPPASSAQIRVQERDYPTDDWTNLTPQILARLDRRLHLQAGHPLSLIRRRIVRYMYDKFPNYRGHPLFSVHDRLSPVVTLAQNYDALLVPPQHPSRKPSDSYYINRTWMLRAHTSAHQIELIQMGLDNFLVVGDVYRRDAIDASHYPVFHQVEGVRLLDAAGVNARWAGSLRDTPIQLFEAGTEKPHKQAGHTVDATQLLEWELKDCLLGLIRDLFGSDLQYRWVDAYFPFTHPSWELEIQYQGQWMEMLGCGIMRQELLHQGGVPEKIGWAFGLGLERLAMKLYEIPDIRIFWSQDSGFLSQFQTDDIDQVIKYKAVSKYPQCINDISFWLPQEGSEYSSNDFFDLVRSIGGDLVEQVVLVDSFYHEKKQKHSHCYRIVYRSTEKTLTQEEANEIHKHIENQATSRLKVQIR
- the LOC131884715 gene encoding facilitated trehalose transporter Tret1-like (The sequence of the model RefSeq protein was modified relative to this genomic sequence to represent the inferred CDS: added 783 bases not found in genome assembly), with the protein product MDPPPGLTRATSYERRLLQKTAMSPPMDTVSDRVRPGADPRAAIPVDRPAHLAPQYLACLAATLGSFVMGTAIGWSGPALSLLTLTNGTDPWAEPQEKRFEISLLDQSLIASLMPLGALLGGLMGGYLISVLGRHGTMYGTTVAFALFYLLMAGAETITMILIGRFLTGVASGVTSIAAPVYIAETSSASVRGMLGSCFQVMVTLGVMYVDVVGALGSWRWLCVACVAMTLVWAIALFFVPESPAYLLSQKRFNEARLSLQFLRGHEYIETELGDLQMTLEASANNMASFKSLATEGRYLKPLLISMILMFGQQLSGVNAVLFFSVNIFEAAGTSLNSFIENIILAGVQVVATILASLFIDRLGRRFLLIFSALVMSLAAFGLGTYFWILSHDPAEAHAIGFLPLSSLCVFIFAFSVGFGPIPWLMMGELFGPEVKEKASTVSACFNWSLAFCVTQFYSPLAHEVGSASTFWGFATVLVVIMVFSIVVVPETKGRTLEEIQDLFRPAQSSAGRSNQPEGDLPESFGPDERPSAPLILNADLLDDQPEREREPQTRHEPNSMSNQHRSDTVSV